From the genome of Clostridia bacterium, one region includes:
- the lpxD gene encoding UDP-3-O-(3-hydroxymyristoyl)glucosamine N-acyltransferase, translating into MKLSEIASAIGARIENTTGDVEISGVAGIEEAAPGQITFVANPKYASAAQTTRASAIIVSEDFPALNLPVLRSKNPYLSFAHAVEQFYCAPKYAPGVHPTAVIHANARVGRNASIGAYVVVDDGVVIGDDCVLLPHVVIYRGAQIGDRFFAHAHAIVREYCRIGNDVILQNNVIIGADGFGFARDEKGWYKIVQSGVVVIEDGVEVQGNSCVDRASIGQTTVARGAKIDTLVQVGHGCTVGENTMLCSQVGLAGSTRVGKNVILAGQVGVAGHLTIGDGAIATAQSGIPGDVAPNTVVSGYPAIENRQWLRSVAVFNKLPELAKAVRRAGKKTEE; encoded by the coding sequence ATGAAGCTAAGCGAAATAGCGTCGGCAATCGGCGCACGCATTGAGAACACTACGGGCGACGTTGAGATCAGCGGCGTTGCAGGCATCGAGGAAGCGGCACCGGGGCAGATTACGTTCGTTGCGAACCCTAAGTACGCGTCGGCAGCGCAAACCACAAGGGCGTCCGCCATTATCGTGTCGGAAGACTTCCCGGCGCTGAACCTCCCGGTACTGCGCAGCAAGAACCCGTATCTATCATTTGCGCACGCGGTGGAACAGTTTTACTGCGCCCCCAAGTATGCGCCCGGCGTTCATCCTACGGCGGTTATTCACGCAAACGCCAGGGTCGGACGGAATGCCAGTATTGGCGCATACGTTGTTGTGGATGACGGTGTGGTGATCGGAGACGACTGCGTCCTGCTGCCGCACGTAGTGATTTACCGTGGCGCACAGATTGGCGACCGGTTCTTTGCACACGCCCATGCGATTGTCCGCGAATACTGCCGGATCGGGAACGATGTCATCCTGCAGAATAACGTCATTATCGGAGCCGATGGATTCGGATTCGCGCGAGACGAAAAGGGCTGGTACAAAATCGTGCAGTCCGGCGTAGTCGTGATCGAAGACGGTGTGGAGGTGCAGGGAAATAGCTGCGTCGACCGCGCCAGTATCGGCCAGACTACCGTTGCGCGGGGCGCGAAGATCGACACCCTGGTGCAAGTCGGCCACGGTTGCACTGTCGGAGAGAACACCATGCTGTGCTCGCAGGTCGGCCTTGCGGGTTCCACAAGGGTTGGCAAGAACGTGATCCTTGCCGGACAAGTCGGCGTGGCCGGACACCTCACAATTGGCGACGGCGCAATCGCGACGGCGCAAAGCGGCATCCCGGGCGACGTCGCCCCGAACACCGTGGTCAGTGGATATCCTGCAATCGAGAATCGACAGTGGCTGCGGTCCGTTGCCGTGTTCAACAAGTTGCCTGAACTCGCGAAAGCCGTGCGGCGTGCCGGAAAG
- a CDS encoding CCA tRNA nucleotidyltransferase, with product MADYIYTMETRLTPDQMRGVTLVQDIARAQGMNVYLTGGAIRDIISGFAIRDLDFTVQGNALKLQKELERAGVRIQALDEHLKVLFVLLPGSVRAEISMARAETYEKPGKPPLVAQATINEDLRRRDFTINAMALSLNPGSRGLLLDPFNGIADIEAKVIRVLHNYAFYEEPSRLIRATRFAARFHWQLEDRTQARYDSAKENNYIEYISRSTIGYEIEQIAFEDDPLQVMRILEKEGWLKVLHPHWTTAKVESAEMGQLMKTRQALLDFGYNVDAAPAVMYFLTKRFGDKDISEIQRMIPRKDFVDAWKHLEDEAKELAKKLQGKEAATPSRAWQVLSAAKPEALLFLDVTVRQQAVEQKIKNFFTKWRQVKEKLPLPEMAELRITPQLPEYPKLAEEAFLLMLDGKLHSHTEIIKFLKPYSPPPPPPPPPPPPKRGRAAKAEAAAAAAAALLPPVSGKKGRKLKEASPAPPSPTKGAAAPGEQPKKVQEEAVKKTPSKTAPAKQPERKAIAAKNAPQVKKAVPKAPAKKAAPSKKAAPAKKAVPAKRLAPKPAKKAAKKGR from the coding sequence ATGGCCGATTACATTTACACCATGGAAACCAGGCTCACGCCTGATCAGATGCGCGGCGTGACTCTGGTGCAAGACATAGCCCGCGCGCAGGGCATGAACGTTTATCTTACCGGCGGCGCGATTCGCGACATCATCAGTGGCTTCGCCATTCGCGATCTCGACTTCACGGTACAAGGCAACGCACTCAAACTTCAGAAAGAACTAGAGCGCGCCGGGGTCCGCATACAGGCCCTCGACGAGCATCTCAAGGTTCTGTTCGTGTTGCTGCCGGGCAGCGTTCGTGCCGAGATCAGCATGGCGCGTGCCGAAACCTACGAGAAACCAGGCAAGCCGCCCCTCGTGGCCCAAGCCACCATCAACGAAGATCTCCGCCGGCGCGACTTCACTATTAATGCGATGGCGCTGTCGCTTAATCCCGGCTCGCGCGGGCTGCTGCTTGATCCATTCAACGGCATCGCCGACATTGAAGCCAAAGTCATTCGTGTCTTGCACAACTATGCTTTCTACGAGGAGCCCTCGCGGCTGATTCGCGCGACGCGCTTTGCTGCCCGCTTCCATTGGCAGCTTGAGGACCGCACTCAGGCTCGTTACGACTCTGCCAAAGAGAATAACTACATTGAGTACATCAGCAGGTCGACTATCGGATACGAGATCGAACAGATTGCTTTCGAAGACGATCCGTTGCAGGTCATGCGTATTCTCGAGAAGGAAGGCTGGCTGAAGGTTCTGCATCCGCATTGGACTACCGCAAAGGTAGAGAGCGCGGAAATGGGCCAGTTGATGAAGACGCGCCAGGCATTGCTCGATTTCGGCTACAACGTCGATGCCGCTCCGGCCGTTATGTACTTCCTTACGAAACGCTTTGGCGACAAGGACATCTCGGAGATCCAGCGCATGATTCCGCGCAAGGATTTCGTAGATGCCTGGAAGCATCTGGAAGACGAAGCCAAAGAACTAGCGAAAAAACTACAGGGCAAAGAAGCTGCAACACCCTCCCGCGCCTGGCAGGTACTTTCAGCCGCCAAGCCGGAAGCCCTGTTGTTTCTGGACGTGACTGTACGCCAGCAGGCGGTCGAGCAGAAGATCAAGAACTTTTTTACCAAATGGCGGCAAGTCAAAGAAAAATTGCCACTTCCGGAGATGGCGGAACTGCGAATTACGCCCCAACTGCCAGAATATCCGAAGCTCGCGGAAGAAGCTTTCCTACTCATGCTGGACGGCAAGTTGCACTCGCACACGGAAATCATCAAGTTCCTGAAACCGTATTCGCCACCGCCCCCACCGCCGCCGCCACCACCGCCGCCAAAGCGCGGACGGGCAGCCAAGGCCGAAGCCGCGGCAGCAGCAGCGGCGGCACTCTTGCCGCCTGTTTCTGGGAAGAAGGGACGAAAGCTCAAGGAGGCCTCACCGGCGCCACCTTCGCCCACGAAAGGGGCGGCAGCACCCGGCGAGCAACCAAAGAAGGTTCAAGAAGAGGCTGTCAAGAAGACGCCTTCAAAGACCGCTCCGGCAAAGCAGCCTGAACGCAAAGCGATCGCGGCGAAGAACGCTCCTCAGGTAAAGAAGGCAGTGCCTAAGGCCCCGGCTAAGAAGGCTGCACCCAGCAAGAAAGCCGCGCCGGCGAAAAAGGCTGTTCCTGCAAAAAGGTTAGCTCCGAAACCGGCAAAGAAGGCAGCCAAGAAGGGTCGCTGA
- the dnaE gene encoding DNA polymerase III subunit alpha, whose product MAEFVHLHLHTDYSMLDGACDVSDLCKRAKELGMPAVAMTDHGNIFGAVHFANAAKEAGIKPIIGCELYVCKKEDHRAAPEGDSYNHLLVVAENEEGYRNLVKITSEASLHGFYYKPRISKGFLAEHSTGLIGLSACLKGEVAERLTEGKYEAARDAAVTYNDIFGKGNFFLEIQDQGMPEEKRIHADLFRLEKELGIEMVATNDSHYLCEDDSHAQDVMLCIQTGKSIHETNRMKFATNQFFVKSADEMMKVFSGAEAVVSRTMKIAERCNTRIDKVKNPFPKFDVPEGHSIDSYFEHVVREGFAKRMHLLREWQAQGRLRKSWGEYEDRLNREIGIIKQMQFPGYFLIVWDFIRYAKDQGIPVGPGRGSAAGSLVSYAMGITDIDPLQSELLFERFLNPERVSMPDIDVDFCMNRRGEVIDYVTRKYGRDQVAQIITFGTMAAKAAIKDVGRVMDIPYAEVDRIAKMIPGTPGVTISKAMSDSPQMEQAYAGDPQIKEMIDTAKKLEGMVRNVGMHAAGVVISPQPLTDLVPLHRTKNEEIVTAYDMKAVEKMGLLKMDFLGLTTLTIVDDALKLIKQGRGEDIDLAKLLLDDAQTYEKVFHAGYTSGVFQFESHGMRDVLRRYKPNTVEDLTALNALYRPGPIQGGMVDDFIERKWGRRKVEYELPELEGILKETLGVIVYQEQVMQIANKLAGYSLGEADLLRRAMGKKNIEEMAKQRQRFINGAHERHHNSKKIEKIFDLMEQFAGYGFNKSHSAAYAVLAYQTAYLKTHYPVEFMAALLTSVTGTTDDVVKYIKECREMGISVEPPDINVSAANFTPHGNAIRFGLAAVKNAGHNAIDSIVNARQEIGRFESIFQFCEKVDLRLLNKRVVESLIKSGAMDSLGRRSQLMAVLDKAIELAQKSQRDADSGQHGLFGIFEESTPTGKEDSLPDVPDWDEHQRLQAEKEILGFFVSGHPLEKYAGKVQDFAAKSSADIAAMTRPTGKGEEICTAGLISNLKVMKSKKGDLYANAMLEDMDGAVEMIVFPEAYKRLSEKVKLEVPVLVRCGVRVEEGANPKISVSEITSLEQAKPKLPRNLRLRIQLDTATEETIEALHRIFTECRGDAKVLFDLERKGEYVVVMEAEGYNVLPDRMFMSRIEELCGRGSVKIVD is encoded by the coding sequence ATGGCTGAATTCGTTCATCTGCATCTGCACACCGATTACTCCATGCTCGACGGCGCTTGCGACGTCTCCGACCTCTGCAAGCGTGCCAAGGAACTGGGCATGCCTGCCGTTGCCATGACTGACCACGGGAACATCTTTGGAGCGGTGCATTTTGCCAATGCTGCCAAAGAGGCGGGCATTAAGCCAATCATCGGCTGTGAACTCTACGTGTGCAAAAAGGAAGACCACAGGGCGGCACCGGAAGGCGACTCGTATAACCACTTGCTTGTAGTCGCGGAGAACGAAGAAGGCTATCGCAACCTCGTAAAGATTACCTCTGAAGCATCACTTCATGGTTTCTACTATAAACCACGGATTAGCAAGGGGTTTCTGGCAGAGCATAGCACGGGTCTAATCGGACTTTCCGCCTGCCTTAAGGGTGAAGTCGCCGAACGCCTTACAGAAGGCAAGTACGAGGCCGCTCGCGATGCTGCCGTTACCTACAACGACATCTTCGGAAAAGGGAACTTCTTCCTGGAGATCCAGGACCAGGGTATGCCGGAGGAGAAGCGCATTCACGCCGATCTGTTTCGGCTGGAGAAGGAGCTCGGCATTGAGATGGTGGCCACCAACGACAGCCACTATCTCTGCGAGGACGACTCCCACGCGCAGGATGTGATGCTCTGTATCCAGACCGGCAAGTCAATCCACGAGACGAACCGGATGAAGTTCGCTACCAATCAGTTTTTCGTCAAGAGCGCGGACGAGATGATGAAGGTTTTCAGCGGAGCCGAGGCAGTCGTCTCGCGCACGATGAAAATCGCCGAGCGCTGTAACACGCGCATCGACAAGGTGAAGAATCCGTTTCCGAAATTCGATGTGCCGGAAGGCCACAGCATCGACAGTTACTTCGAGCATGTCGTTCGCGAAGGCTTTGCGAAGCGCATGCACTTGCTTCGCGAGTGGCAGGCCCAGGGTCGCCTGCGCAAGAGCTGGGGCGAGTACGAAGACCGACTCAACCGCGAAATCGGCATCATCAAGCAGATGCAGTTCCCAGGATACTTCCTTATTGTCTGGGACTTCATCCGTTACGCGAAGGATCAGGGCATCCCGGTCGGCCCCGGCCGTGGTTCGGCAGCGGGTTCGCTTGTCAGCTACGCAATGGGAATCACCGATATCGATCCCCTCCAGAGCGAGTTGCTATTCGAGCGCTTCCTGAATCCGGAACGCGTCTCCATGCCTGATATCGACGTTGACTTCTGCATGAACCGCCGTGGTGAAGTCATAGACTACGTCACGCGCAAATACGGACGCGACCAGGTTGCGCAGATCATCACATTCGGCACCATGGCCGCCAAGGCCGCGATCAAAGACGTTGGCCGCGTCATGGACATCCCGTACGCCGAAGTGGACCGCATTGCGAAGATGATTCCCGGCACGCCCGGCGTCACAATCAGCAAGGCTATGTCCGACTCGCCGCAGATGGAGCAGGCTTACGCAGGCGATCCGCAGATCAAGGAGATGATTGACACGGCGAAGAAGCTGGAAGGCATGGTGCGCAATGTGGGTATGCACGCCGCCGGAGTTGTCATCTCGCCACAGCCGCTCACGGACCTCGTCCCGCTTCATCGCACGAAAAACGAAGAAATCGTAACTGCCTATGACATGAAGGCAGTCGAGAAGATGGGCCTGCTCAAGATGGACTTCCTCGGTCTGACCACGCTTACGATCGTGGATGACGCGCTCAAGCTCATCAAGCAGGGCCGTGGCGAGGATATCGATCTCGCGAAGCTGCTGTTGGACGACGCCCAGACCTATGAGAAGGTCTTTCACGCTGGATACACCTCAGGCGTCTTCCAGTTCGAATCGCATGGCATGAGAGACGTGCTGCGCCGATACAAGCCGAACACCGTGGAGGACCTCACGGCTCTCAACGCGCTTTATCGCCCTGGCCCGATTCAAGGCGGCATGGTCGATGACTTCATTGAGCGCAAGTGGGGCCGCCGCAAGGTTGAGTACGAATTGCCGGAGCTGGAAGGGATCCTCAAGGAAACGCTTGGCGTCATCGTTTACCAGGAACAGGTAATGCAGATCGCTAACAAGCTTGCCGGCTATTCACTTGGCGAAGCCGATTTGCTGCGCCGTGCCATGGGCAAAAAGAATATCGAGGAAATGGCCAAGCAGCGCCAGCGCTTTATCAACGGCGCTCACGAACGCCACCATAATTCGAAGAAGATTGAAAAAATCTTTGATCTGATGGAGCAGTTTGCCGGGTACGGATTCAACAAGTCGCACTCGGCCGCGTACGCCGTGCTCGCTTATCAAACGGCGTATCTCAAGACGCACTACCCGGTCGAGTTTATGGCCGCGCTGCTTACGTCCGTCACCGGTACGACTGATGATGTCGTCAAGTACATCAAAGAATGTCGCGAGATGGGTATATCCGTCGAACCGCCGGACATCAACGTAAGCGCCGCTAACTTCACGCCGCATGGCAATGCCATTCGCTTCGGCCTCGCAGCCGTGAAGAACGCTGGTCACAATGCAATCGACTCTATCGTGAATGCTCGCCAGGAGATTGGCCGCTTCGAGTCCATTTTCCAGTTCTGCGAGAAAGTCGATCTTCGGCTGTTAAACAAGCGCGTCGTGGAATCGCTCATCAAGAGTGGCGCCATGGACTCGCTTGGCCGACGCTCGCAGCTCATGGCCGTGCTCGACAAAGCAATCGAGCTTGCTCAAAAGTCTCAGCGAGATGCCGATTCCGGCCAACACGGTCTGTTCGGCATTTTCGAAGAGAGCACGCCCACGGGTAAGGAAGACAGCTTGCCTGACGTGCCCGACTGGGACGAGCACCAGCGATTGCAGGCGGAGAAAGAAATTCTCGGCTTCTTCGTCAGCGGACACCCACTAGAGAAGTATGCCGGCAAGGTTCAGGACTTCGCCGCCAAGTCGTCGGCCGACATCGCCGCCATGACGCGCCCAACCGGCAAAGGCGAGGAGATATGTACGGCGGGCCTCATCAGTAATCTCAAGGTGATGAAGTCGAAGAAGGGTGATCTGTACGCCAATGCCATGCTGGAAGACATGGACGGCGCAGTTGAAATGATTGTCTTCCCGGAAGCATACAAGCGCCTGTCGGAAAAGGTGAAGCTCGAAGTTCCCGTTCTCGTTCGTTGCGGAGTGCGCGTTGAAGAAGGCGCGAATCCAAAGATTTCTGTCTCCGAGATTACCTCCCTCGAGCAGGCCAAACCCAAGTTGCCACGAAACTTGCGCCTTCGTATTCAGCTAGATACCGCGACGGAAGAGACCATCGAAGCCCTCCATCGCATCTTCACCGAGTGCAGGGGCGATGCCAAGGTGCTCTTCGATCTGGAGCGCAAGGGCGAGTACGTGGTTGTGATGGAGGCGGAAGGCTATAATGTCCTGCCGGACCGTATGTTCATGTCCCGCATAGAAGAACTCTGTGGACGCGGTAGCGTAAAGATCGTCGACTGA
- a CDS encoding acetyl-CoA carboxylase carboxyltransferase subunit alpha: MEAGTKAQQELEKIEKQIEQLETAAGENQEAHRQLQELHERVSNLRRQVTANMGAWQKTELARHPQRPYFLDYVERIFTDFSEIHGDRGFADDAALICGMARFHGDECLVLGTQKGRDTKQKVHRNFGMPSPEGYRKALRAMRIAEKFNRPIFTFVDTPGAYPGLGAEERGQAEAIARNLREMSRFKVPVIVTITGEGGSGGALAIAIGDRVLMMENSIYSVISPEGCASIMWRDPMKREVAAQAMRITANDLAELGIIDATVAEPAGGAHNDHEEAANLLDLELQKHYLELKRMTAQAMLEARYTKFRKMAQFYKEE; encoded by the coding sequence ATGGAAGCTGGCACGAAAGCTCAACAGGAACTGGAAAAGATCGAGAAGCAGATCGAGCAACTGGAAACCGCAGCAGGAGAGAACCAGGAAGCTCATCGACAACTACAGGAGCTTCACGAACGCGTATCGAACCTCCGGCGCCAAGTGACCGCCAACATGGGTGCGTGGCAGAAGACCGAACTGGCACGCCATCCTCAGCGCCCGTACTTCCTTGACTACGTCGAGCGCATCTTTACCGACTTCAGCGAAATTCATGGCGACCGCGGCTTTGCCGACGATGCAGCCCTCATCTGCGGCATGGCCCGTTTTCACGGAGACGAGTGCCTTGTGCTCGGCACCCAGAAAGGCCGCGACACCAAGCAGAAGGTTCATCGCAACTTCGGCATGCCTAGCCCTGAGGGCTATCGTAAGGCCCTCCGCGCCATGCGCATTGCAGAGAAGTTCAACCGCCCCATCTTCACCTTCGTCGATACTCCGGGCGCATACCCCGGCCTGGGCGCAGAAGAGCGTGGCCAGGCAGAGGCCATCGCCCGCAATCTACGGGAAATGTCTCGCTTCAAAGTTCCGGTGATTGTAACTATCACTGGCGAAGGCGGTTCTGGCGGCGCGCTGGCTATCGCCATTGGCGACCGCGTGCTCATGATGGAAAACTCCATTTATTCCGTCATCTCGCCTGAAGGTTGCGCGTCGATTATGTGGCGCGATCCCATGAAGCGCGAAGTTGCGGCTCAGGCCATGCGTATAACAGCAAATGACCTTGCGGAACTCGGCATTATTGATGCCACCGTTGCCGAGCCCGCAGGCGGCGCGCACAATGATCATGAAGAGGCAGCGAACCTGCTCGACCTCGAATTACAAAAGCACTACCTCGAACTCAAGAGGATGACAGCGCAAGCCATGCTCGAGGCGCGCTACACTAAATTCCGCAAGATGGCGCAGTTCTACAAGGAAGAGTAG
- a CDS encoding 2-oxoacid:acceptor oxidoreductase subunit alpha: protein MATTDLAVHERASGRLGREPIVNDLSIQVATVNGSGSQSANTVLLRSIFQMGIPVSGKNLFPSNIAGLPTWYTIRASKHGYIARKKEIDFLIAMNSETAKDDVMSLSAGAAVLYDEPLNLKELRSDLVFYSVPFDKIVATVCSEAKLRKLVKNMIYVGVVAQLLSLDLTEVEKAVRKQFATKVKAADLNWNAAKAGYDYAAASLTKEDPWSVQRMDKTKDMIIIDGNSASALGSMFAGVTVVTWYPITPSSSVVETLIEYMKEYRIGPDGKATFAIVQAEDELAAIGMVLGAGWAGARSMTATAGPGISLMAEFAGLGYFVEVPGVVWDVQRMGPSTGLPTRTSQGDILKVALLSHGDSKHPMLIPCSVAECFTMASEAFNLAEHLQTPVFIMSDLDLGMNYWMSPAFEYPTEPIRRGKVLGKEDLERLGSFARYKDVDGDGIAYRTLPGTEHPAAAYFARGSGHNEKGQYSERPDDYQKNMDRLSLKFETARTLVSRPVLESANGSELGIIAYGTSHWALIESLDQLEREHGIKADYLRLRGFPFSTEVHDFIAQHKRVYVIDQNRDAQMLQLLKLDLPASEVGKLRSVRHYNGLPLDARTVTDEVVFQEGK, encoded by the coding sequence ATGGCCACCACTGATTTAGCGGTGCACGAACGTGCATCTGGCCGATTAGGGCGGGAGCCCATCGTGAACGACTTGAGCATTCAGGTCGCAACGGTAAACGGCTCAGGTTCGCAGTCGGCGAATACGGTGCTATTGCGCTCCATCTTCCAGATGGGAATCCCTGTTTCGGGCAAGAACCTGTTTCCTTCGAATATCGCGGGCTTGCCGACCTGGTACACCATCCGCGCCAGTAAGCACGGATACATCGCTCGCAAGAAGGAAATCGACTTCCTGATAGCCATGAATTCAGAGACGGCGAAGGACGACGTGATGTCGCTTTCGGCGGGTGCCGCCGTTCTGTATGACGAGCCTCTGAACCTGAAAGAGCTGCGCTCAGACCTTGTCTTCTACTCCGTGCCCTTCGACAAGATCGTCGCCACGGTTTGCTCTGAAGCCAAGTTGCGCAAACTGGTCAAGAACATGATTTACGTCGGCGTCGTTGCGCAGTTGCTTTCGCTCGACTTAACCGAGGTGGAGAAGGCTGTACGCAAGCAGTTCGCTACCAAGGTGAAAGCCGCTGACCTGAACTGGAACGCCGCGAAGGCCGGATACGACTACGCTGCTGCTTCATTGACAAAAGAGGATCCCTGGTCTGTCCAGCGCATGGACAAGACGAAGGACATGATCATCATCGACGGTAACTCGGCATCGGCACTGGGCTCCATGTTCGCCGGCGTGACTGTTGTTACCTGGTATCCCATCACGCCGTCTTCGTCGGTGGTTGAGACGTTGATTGAGTACATGAAGGAGTACCGCATTGGACCGGATGGCAAGGCCACCTTCGCCATCGTTCAGGCGGAAGATGAACTGGCTGCCATTGGCATGGTCCTCGGCGCAGGGTGGGCCGGCGCGCGTTCCATGACTGCCACCGCAGGCCCGGGCATCTCGCTGATGGCCGAGTTTGCCGGCCTTGGATATTTTGTCGAAGTGCCCGGCGTCGTCTGGGACGTGCAGCGCATGGGACCTTCCACCGGACTGCCGACGCGTACCTCACAGGGCGACATCTTGAAAGTCGCACTGCTCTCGCATGGCGACAGCAAACATCCCATGCTCATCCCATGTTCGGTTGCCGAGTGTTTCACCATGGCAAGTGAGGCATTCAACCTTGCGGAACACTTGCAAACGCCAGTGTTTATCATGTCCGACCTTGATCTCGGCATGAACTACTGGATGAGCCCTGCATTCGAATACCCGACCGAGCCCATCCGTCGCGGCAAGGTGCTCGGCAAGGAAGACCTGGAGCGCCTCGGGTCATTCGCCCGCTACAAGGACGTGGACGGCGATGGTATAGCCTACCGGACTTTGCCTGGCACAGAGCATCCCGCAGCTGCCTACTTCGCTCGTGGCAGCGGGCACAACGAGAAGGGGCAGTACAGCGAGCGCCCTGACGATTACCAGAAGAACATGGACCGCCTATCGCTGAAGTTCGAGACAGCGCGCACGCTCGTTTCCAGGCCTGTTCTTGAGAGCGCCAATGGATCGGAACTGGGCATCATCGCCTACGGAACCTCGCACTGGGCGCTGATCGAAAGCCTCGATCAATTAGAACGCGAGCACGGCATCAAGGCTGACTATCTTCGACTGCGCGGCTTCCCGTTCAGCACGGAAGTTCACGACTTTATCGCTCAACACAAACGCGTGTACGTCATCGACCAGAACCGCGACGCGCAGATGTTGCAGCTACTCAAGCTGGACCTGCCGGCATCCGAAGTCGGCAAACTGCGCAGCGTCCGCCACTACAACGGTCTGCCGCTCGATGCGCGAACCGTAACTGATGAAGTCGTTTTCCAGGAGGGCAAGTAA
- a CDS encoding 2-oxoacid:ferredoxin oxidoreductase subunit beta produces MATTPPVAAKTNRAGLTVVDYRGGKTTLCAGCGHNAISERIIDAFYEMGIQPERVAKLSGIGCSSKSPAYFMGRSHSFNSVHGRMPSMATGAVLANSKLVALGVSGDGDTASIGIGQFVHLMRRNLPMIYIIEDNGVYGLTKGQFSATADKGSRLKTGVINELPPIDTCALAVELGATFVGRSFSGDKRQLHSMLKAAIAHNGTVMIDVISPCVTFNDHEGSTKSYKFMKDHEEPLHEISFVPSFEDIAIDYEPGTSINVTMHDGSQLRMRKLEEDYDPTNRIGAVKRIMESHQANEVLTGVFYINENAPTFLDLLNMTDQPLATLPEELVRPPKSVLDACMDELR; encoded by the coding sequence ATGGCCACCACACCTCCAGTTGCAGCCAAGACAAACCGCGCAGGTCTCACTGTCGTCGACTACCGCGGTGGCAAGACCACGCTGTGCGCAGGCTGCGGGCACAACGCTATCTCTGAACGCATCATCGACGCGTTTTACGAGATGGGCATACAGCCCGAGCGTGTCGCCAAGCTCTCCGGCATCGGATGCTCATCGAAAAGCCCTGCCTATTTCATGGGCAGGTCGCACAGCTTCAACTCTGTGCACGGACGCATGCCGTCCATGGCAACGGGCGCTGTGCTTGCAAACAGCAAGCTCGTTGCGCTCGGCGTCAGCGGCGACGGAGATACTGCTTCGATTGGCATCGGTCAGTTCGTACACCTGATGCGCCGCAATCTGCCGATGATCTACATCATCGAAGACAACGGCGTGTATGGGCTTACGAAGGGGCAGTTCTCGGCAACGGCCGATAAGGGCTCACGGCTGAAAACCGGCGTCATCAACGAACTTCCGCCGATCGACACGTGCGCGCTAGCGGTTGAACTCGGCGCCACATTTGTCGGACGCTCCTTCAGTGGCGATAAGCGTCAGCTCCACTCGATGCTGAAGGCCGCTATCGCGCATAACGGCACTGTGATGATCGATGTCATCTCGCCATGCGTCACCTTTAACGATCATGAGGGTTCCACGAAGTCTTATAAATTCATGAAGGACCACGAAGAGCCGCTGCACGAGATAAGCTTTGTGCCTTCTTTTGAAGATATCGCGATCGATTACGAGCCGGGGACCAGCATTAACGTAACCATGCACGACGGCTCGCAGCTCCGCATGCGCAAGCTGGAAGAGGACTATGACCCGACGAACAGGATCGGAGCAGTCAAGCGCATTATGGAATCACATCAGGCAAATGAGGTACTCACCGGCGTGTTCTACATCAACGAGAACGCCCCTACGTTCCTCGATCTGCTGAACATGACTGACCAACCGCTGGCAACACTTCCGGAAGAGCTTGTGCGCCCACCCAAGAGCGTACTCGACGCCTGCATGGATGAGCTCCGATAA
- a CDS encoding tetratricopeptide repeat protein, translating into MKSQKLIALIAVLAMLIGPVTPAFAVSKEIVQLQTQVQALSDQMARMQQTFDERMGVMRNLIEQSTDNVNKLAASVDTVQRSLQQENTNTQAKIDQVSGQVQSLHDSLDEMKARMAKLSKQLDDMNAASENLNAAQPGMGAALAPPAAPPADVLYNNALRDYNSGRYDLAMGQFADYLKFYATTELAGNAQFYVADIEYRQGNFEQAVKDYDKVLEQYPSGNKAAASQLKKGYALLELGQRDAGVRELNSLMQRYPRSIEAQQARERLRKAGVTGTKPSATRRR; encoded by the coding sequence ATGAAATCTCAGAAACTAATCGCTTTGATTGCAGTGCTGGCGATGCTCATCGGGCCGGTAACCCCGGCTTTCGCCGTCAGCAAAGAGATCGTCCAGCTTCAAACACAGGTGCAGGCTCTGTCCGACCAGATGGCGCGCATGCAGCAGACGTTTGACGAACGCATGGGCGTGATGCGGAACCTGATCGAGCAAAGCACAGATAACGTCAACAAGCTTGCCGCCAGCGTCGATACCGTGCAGCGTTCCCTGCAACAAGAGAACACAAACACACAGGCAAAGATCGACCAGGTCTCAGGACAGGTGCAGTCGTTGCATGACTCGCTCGACGAGATGAAAGCGCGCATGGCAAAGTTGAGCAAACAGCTCGACGACATGAACGCCGCGAGCGAAAACTTGAACGCCGCGCAGCCTGGGATGGGTGCGGCTCTCGCCCCTCCCGCGGCACCTCCGGCCGACGTCCTCTACAACAACGCGCTACGTGATTACAACTCCGGCCGCTACGATCTGGCGATGGGGCAGTTCGCCGATTATCTGAAGTTTTATGCAACAACGGAGCTTGCGGGCAACGCTCAGTTCTATGTCGCGGACATCGAGTATCGGCAGGGAAATTTTGAGCAGGCAGTGAAGGATTATGACAAGGTCCTGGAACAGTATCCGAGTGGCAACAAAGCCGCGGCATCACAGCTGAAGAAAGGCTATGCGCTGCTCGAACTCGGACAGCGCGATGCCGGCGTCCGAGAACTGAACAGCCTGATGCAGCGCTATCCGCGGTCGATTGAGGCACAGCAGGCACGCGAGCGTCTGCGCAAAGCTGGAGTCACGGGCACGAAGCCCTCGGCCACCCGCCGCCGGTAG